From a region of the Sander lucioperca isolate FBNREF2018 chromosome 8, SLUC_FBN_1.2, whole genome shotgun sequence genome:
- the gcgb gene encoding glucagon b: MKSAHSLAGVLLLIMIQSSWQMPDQDTDQNPILLAENSMMAEPIELPNMKRHSEGTFSNDYSKYLETRRAQDFVQWLKNSKRNGSLFRRHADGTYTSDVSSYLQDLAAKEFVSWLKTGRGRRE, translated from the exons ATGAAAAGCGCTCACTCTTTGGCTGGAGTCCTGCTCCTCATCATGATCCAAAGCAGCTGGCAGATGCCTGACCAGGACACAGACCAAAACCCCAT TTTATTGGCGGAAAACTCCATGATGGCCGAACCCATTGAGCTCCCAAACATGAAGAGACATTCAGAGGGAACATTTTCCAACGACTACAGCAAATATCTGGAGACGAGAAGAGCACAAGACTTTGTCCAGTGGCTAAAGAACTCAAAAAGGAACGG GAGCCTATTTAGACGCCATGCAGACGGCACCTACACCAGTGACGTGAGCTCCTACCTGCAGGACCTGGCAGCCAAGGAGTTTGTGTCCTGGCTGAAGACTGGCCGAGGCAGAAGAGAGTAA